From Nerophis lumbriciformis linkage group LG11, RoL_Nlum_v2.1, whole genome shotgun sequence, one genomic window encodes:
- the gfra1b gene encoding GDNF family receptor alpha-1b, giving the protein MRHVARDKFRLIAGARLNKLVTMILTTFAIFLSLPDLVSALKSSGGAPPRGGARLDCVKASEQCLKEATCSTKYRTMRQCVAGRESNLSAVTAPEAQGECRSAMEAMKQNALNHCRCRRGMKKEKNCLRIFWSIYQSLQGNDLLEYSPYEAVNSRLSDIFHLAPIIAAEPAPTKENNCLNAAKACNLNDTCKKYRSAYINPCTNRVSASEVCNKRKCQKALRQFFDKVPNKYSYGMLFCSCPAGDQTACAERRRQTIVPVCSYEDKDKPNCLSLQNACKTNYICRSRLADFISNCQPESHSISGCLRENYANCLLSYSGLIGTVMTPNYMRSLSISLSPWCDCSSSGNSKPECEKFAEIFTNNRCLRNAIQAFGNGTDVGVWQPQPPIAPTMGEPGATRGGRDGSVRAVDVLSDLGRLDVAGHASYDICGTLQAQKLLSNRSEDPALCAMGDSNAVARSSTGKLRASSLLLALVFTWTP; this is encoded by the exons ATGCGTCATGTTGCCCGTGATAAGTTCCGTCTAATTGCTGGAGCGCGGCTGAATAAACTAGTCACCATGATTTTAACAACTTTCGCCATCTTCCTCTCATTGCCTG ACTTGGTGTCCGCCTTAAAGAGCAGTGGTGGTGCGCCCCCTAGAGGAGGTGCGCGTCTGGACTGCGTCAAGGCCAGCGAGCAGTGCCTGAAGGAGGCCACCTGCAGCACCAAGTACCGCACCATGAGGCAGTGCGTGGCGGGCAGGGAGAGCAACCTGAGTGCGGTGACGGCTCCGGAGGCGCAGGGCGAGTGCCGGAGCGCCATGGAGGCCATGAAGCAGAACGCCCTGAACCACTGCAGGTGCAGGAGGGGCATGAAGAAGGAGAAGAACTGCCTGCGTATCTTCTGGAGCATTTATCAGAGTTTGCAAG GTAACGACCTACTGGAATATTCTCCATACGAGGCGGTCAACAGCCGCCTGTCGGATATCTTTCACTTGGCCCCCATCATTGCTG CGGAGCCAGCGCCCACCAAAGAGAACAACTGTCTGAACGCGGCGAAGGCGTGCAACCTTAACGACACGTGCAAGAAGTACCGCTCGGCCTACATCAACCCGTGCACCAACAGAGTGTCGGCGTCGGAGGTTTGCAACAAGCGCAAATGTCAAAAGGCCTTGAGACAATTCTTTGACAAG GTTCCCAATAAATACAGCTACGGCATGTTGTTCTGCTCCTGCCCGGCCGGTGATCAGACGGCGTGCGCCGAACGCCGCCGTCAGACCATCGTGCCCGTCTGCTCCTACGAGGACAAGGACAAGCCCAACTGTTTGTCTCTGCAGAACGCCTGCAAGACCAACTACATCTGCAG GTCCCGACTGGCAGATTTTATTAGCAACTGTCAGCCAGAAAGTCACTCGATATCGGGATGTCTGAGGGAGAACTACGCCAACTGCCTGCTCTCCTACTCGGGACTCATCG GTACAGTGATGACGCCTAATTACATGCGCTCCCTCAGCATTAGCCTGTCGCCGTGGTGCGACTGCAGCAGCAGTGGGAACAGCAAGCCCGAGTGCGAGAAATTTGCAGAGATTTTCACCAACAACCGATGCTTAC GGAACGCCATCCAGGCTTTCGGCAACGGCACCGATGTCGGCGTGTGGCAGCCGCAGCCTCCCATCGCGCCCACCATGGGGGAGCCGGGCGCCACCCGCGGGGGGAGAGACGGAAGCGTCCGGGCGGTGGACGTGCTGAGCGACCTGGGTAGACTGGATGTGGCCGGCCATGCCTCCTATGACATCTGTGGCACCTTGCAG GCCCAAAAGCTGCTGTCAAACCGCTCAGAAGATCCTGCTCTGTGTGCG